GTTATGAAAATAAAAAGATTGATAGGCAACGCTTTGGCGAGACATTAAAAGTAATATTGTCTAAACAAAGTAAAAATAAAAAAAGAACTGTTAAAAAGGCAAATCCGAAGTTAGATTTAATGCTCTCAAGAGCTGGAGTCCCATTAAAAGCAGAAGAATATATTATATTTAAGCTACTTTCAACTGCATTTTTAGGATTTTTATTTTACTTAATAACTGGTAAAATTGCATTTTTATTTTTAGGAGTCGTTATAGGGTTCTTATTCCCTAAGTGGTGGTTGAAAAGTAAACAAAAAAAACGTATGGAAAAATTTAATGCCGAACTGCCAGATATGATTGCGACAATAGTTGGATCATTAAGAGCAGGATTTAGTTTCCCGCAAGCGCTACAGACAGTTGCTGAGGAATCAGAAGGACCAATGGAAGAAGAGTTAAAAGCTGTATTAAAAGAAATGCAGTATGGCACATCTGTTGAAGATGCTCTTAATTTATTAAAAGAAAGAATGCCAAGTGATGATTTAGATTTAATGATTCAAGCAATCGTCATCCAACGTCAAGTTGGCGGGAATTTAGCAACAGTATTAGAGAAAATTGTTCAAACAATTCGAGATCGAATTAAAATCAAGCGCCAGTTAGTAACATTAACTGCCCAAGGCAGAATATCCGGTGTAGTAATTGGGTTACTACCAGTATTCGTAGGTTTCTTTATCTACTTAATTGAACCAGAATACATTTTATTGTTGTTCCAGCATCCCGTTGGAATCATGATGCTAGCTGGTGGTGTATTTTCGGGAAGTATTGGCTTTTTTATCATAAGAAAAATGACAGTAATTGAGGTGTAATAATCATGATATACATGTTATTTTTCATAAGTACTACTCTGTTTCTTTTCTCACTAATGCAGTTTCGAGTTGAACGAAATGACAAGATTAATAGAAGAATTGCTATGATTACAGAAACGAGACAAGTGAAAGAAAAAGATCAAGAAGCTGGCGAAACGTTTATTAAGAGAATTGTCGTACCAATTTTAAACGAAATGAAGAAAAATTATAAACGGAAAATGCCTGGAGAAAAACAAGACGTTTTAGAAAAGAAACTCTTGCAGGCAGGATCACCTTTTAATATGACGCCAGTAGACTTTCGGTTATTTCAAATCGCTTTATTTTTATTGTTGCCAGTTGTGTTTGGTTACTACGGATATTTACTCCAAGGAAATACGTCGAGCATTTTTGTGTTTGGTTTCATTGGTACCATTGTAAGCTTACTATTTCCAAATCAATATTTAAAAGGAAAAATGAAAAAACGCTTTGCCCTTGCCTTAAAAGAATTACCAGACATTCTTGATTTATTAACAGTTAGTTTAGAAGCAGGGTTAGGGTTTGATTCAGCACTTGGAAAGCTTGTATCAAAAAAAGAAGGAGTATTATCAACAGAGTTTCAACGGTGTTTGGAAGAAATGAGACTTGGAAAGACTAGGCGCGAAGCGTTAAGTGGTGTAAAGGACCGGCTTGAAATTGAGGAAATACAGCGATTAATTAGTGCGATTCTTCAAGCGGAAAAGCTTGGAATTGGGCTAACAAAAGTTTTAAAAGTTCAATCTGAAGAGATTAGAGAACAGCGCAAGCAACGCGCAGAAGAAAAAGCAATGAAAGTACCGGTAAAGATGATGATACCTTTAGTACTATTTATCTTCCCAAGTCTTTTTATCGTGTTACTAGGTCCTGTAGCAATACAATTTATGATTTCATTTACAAAATGAGGCTGGCACTTGTGTCCCAGCCTCACTCTAATGAAAGATGTCTTACCTATTAAATAGCACTAACTTCCCTGTTGGAGAAGTAACACGACTCGTATTTCCTTCTAGGTTATGTTCCGTTAATTTTTTATTCCCTATTTCTTTAGCTTCTTTTTCTGAAACTGCTTCAAATGTTTCATCTAATAGTTTGCTACCGTCCTTTGCGAAAACTGTTAACCTATAAGTTTTCATCGTTCCAACTCCTCTATTAAAACTTCTCTTTTTACTTATTCGTAGAATCTACTTTATATCCTTCTTTAAAACATATAAAAAATCAAACAGATTATGATCCTCGAAAAGATGCGTACGTATGTTTCCGTATGGTAAACTTAATACCAATAGTAAGCGATGAAAGTGGGAATGAAAATGAGTAAAATTCGGTTTATTCATACAGCGGACCTTCACTTAGACAGTCCTTTTAAAGGCATGGAGAACCTCCCCAATAAAATATTAAAAAAAATTAAGGAAAGTACGTTTAACTCTTTTGCCAAAATCGTTGATGTCGCAATTGATGAAACAGTAGACTTTGTGTTAATTGTCGGTGATATTTTTGATGGAGAAGATAGAAGTTTAATGGCACAGACACGTTTCCGTAAGGAGATTGAAAGGTTATATAATAATAAAATTCAAGTTTTCATAAGCCACGGAAACCATGACCATTTAGGTGGAAACTGGATAGAAATTTCTTGGCCGGAAAATGTTCACATCTTTAGTAGTGAGAACGTTACAAGCAAACCGTTTGTTAAAGAGGGGAAACCAATTGCAAATATTTATGGTTTTAGCTATTCAGAGCGAGCGGTAAGAGAAAATAAAACAGAACAATATGTTAAAAGTGGCGATGCGCCATATCATATTGGCATGCTCCATGGGAATATAGATGGAAATTCGGATCATGATAATTATGCACCTTTTACAGTTAGAGAACTATTGAGTAAAGAATTTTCTTACTGGGCGCTAGGACATATCCATATTAAGCAATCATTACATAATAACCCACCTATTATTTACCCAGGAAACATCCAAGGGAGACATCGCAAGGAATTAGGAGAAAAAGGTTGTTACATCGTAGAAATTGATGAACTTAATACGAAAACGACATTTGTGAACACCGCTCCTCTTATTTGGGAAGCTATTGAAATAGCAATAAACGATATTACTTCTTACGATGATCTATGTCATTATTGTGAGGAAAAAATAAAAACAATACGAAGTGATAGCAAAGCTAAACTTATTCATTTGCAAATTATTGGGATCGGTGAACTTCATCACTTACTTCAAGATAAGCAAGTAGTGGAAGAACTCATTTCTTATTTAAATGAAGGGGAAGAGGGAAAGGATAATTTCTGTTTAGTAACTTCTAGCAAAATAGTAACTAGAGAAAATTGGGATCGTGAAGCATTAAAAGAAAAGCAACATTTTACAGGTGAAGTGTTAAAGATGATTGAGTCTAATGAGGATTTAATTGAAGAAGCGATATCACCATTATTCACACACCGTAAAGCAAAAAAATACTTAGAAGATCTGGATGAAGAAAGAAAGAAAGAATTAATTGAAAAAGCAGAGGTAGAGCTTTTAATGGATTTATTAAGAAGGTAACTTTTACATAAGGAGGTGCAACGTTAATGAAACTTACTAAAATTGATATTTATGGATTCGGTCAGTTTGAAAACTTTTCTATGACATTTAATGAAAATTTTCAAGTGATTTACGGTGTAAATGAAGCTGGAAAATCAACAATGATGAATTTCATTAAATGTATATTATTTGGATTTCCAAACCGAAACAAAAATATATATTTGCCAAAAGGTAGTAAAAGATACGGTGGTTCAGTATCAATCAAAACGAAAAATTACGGAACTCTCACGATTGAAAGAATAGATGAAAATAAAAATATAACAGTCTTTTGTGAAGATGGTAGCAAAAAAGGAGAAGATTTTTTAGCTGAAATCTTAACGGAAATAGATGAAACACACTTTGAAGGAATTTTTTCCTTTGGAATAGATGGTTTACAAGACATTGAAAAGATACAAGATGATGAACTAAATGACTTTTTACTTGGTGCAGGGATGACAGGTAATGTATCGATCAGTGGAATTGAACAACGCTTAGAAAAAAAGCAACAAGAATTATTTCGCGTCAGCGGAAAAAAACCAAAAATAAATGAACAAATAAAAGTGTTAGATACACTAGAGTCAAAAATTAATGCTTGGAAAGAGAAGCGGCAATCTTATGACCACATGCTTGAAAATCAAAAAGGTCTACATGTGCGTCTTGAACAAATAAAACAAGATAAAAGTGACTTAATTGGAAAATATAAAACGTTAGAAAAAGTAGAGTCCTTATTACCGTTACATGAAGAAAAAGTGCAGTTGCTATACCAATTACAAGAATTAACTACATACGAACCATTCCCAGAAGAAGGGTTACATCGCTTTGAGCAATGGAAAAGTCAATATATAACTGTCAAAGCCGAGCAAAAGCATTATGAAAGGCAGTTAAATGAGATT
This genomic interval from Lottiidibacillus patelloidae contains the following:
- a CDS encoding type II secretion system F family protein; this encodes MIIIISFTLLSSTLLFYSLFQLVFRSEKRLERRYRHYLSYENKKIDRQRFGETLKVILSKQSKNKKRTVKKANPKLDLMLSRAGVPLKAEEYIIFKLLSTAFLGFLFYLITGKIAFLFLGVVIGFLFPKWWLKSKQKKRMEKFNAELPDMIATIVGSLRAGFSFPQALQTVAEESEGPMEEELKAVLKEMQYGTSVEDALNLLKERMPSDDLDLMIQAIVIQRQVGGNLATVLEKIVQTIRDRIKIKRQLVTLTAQGRISGVVIGLLPVFVGFFIYLIEPEYILLLFQHPVGIMMLAGGVFSGSIGFFIIRKMTVIEV
- a CDS encoding type II secretion system F family protein encodes the protein MIYMLFFISTTLFLFSLMQFRVERNDKINRRIAMITETRQVKEKDQEAGETFIKRIVVPILNEMKKNYKRKMPGEKQDVLEKKLLQAGSPFNMTPVDFRLFQIALFLLLPVVFGYYGYLLQGNTSSIFVFGFIGTIVSLLFPNQYLKGKMKKRFALALKELPDILDLLTVSLEAGLGFDSALGKLVSKKEGVLSTEFQRCLEEMRLGKTRREALSGVKDRLEIEEIQRLISAILQAEKLGIGLTKVLKVQSEEIREQRKQRAEEKAMKVPVKMMIPLVLFIFPSLFIVLLGPVAIQFMISFTK
- a CDS encoding YhzD family protein: MKTYRLTVFAKDGSKLLDETFEAVSEKEAKEIGNKKLTEHNLEGNTSRVTSPTGKLVLFNR
- a CDS encoding metallophosphoesterase family protein, with protein sequence MSKIRFIHTADLHLDSPFKGMENLPNKILKKIKESTFNSFAKIVDVAIDETVDFVLIVGDIFDGEDRSLMAQTRFRKEIERLYNNKIQVFISHGNHDHLGGNWIEISWPENVHIFSSENVTSKPFVKEGKPIANIYGFSYSERAVRENKTEQYVKSGDAPYHIGMLHGNIDGNSDHDNYAPFTVRELLSKEFSYWALGHIHIKQSLHNNPPIIYPGNIQGRHRKELGEKGCYIVEIDELNTKTTFVNTAPLIWEAIEIAINDITSYDDLCHYCEEKIKTIRSDSKAKLIHLQIIGIGELHHLLQDKQVVEELISYLNEGEEGKDNFCLVTSSKIVTRENWDREALKEKQHFTGEVLKMIESNEDLIEEAISPLFTHRKAKKYLEDLDEERKKELIEKAEVELLMDLLRR